Below is a genomic region from Echinicola rosea.
ATTTGATTATTATAAAGTAAAGGGCCAATATCACATGAAAATGGTCGGAATAGAGGATGAATCTTTGAAGAGGACCTGTTCTGGCACTTATCACTTCAAAATTAAAACGGCCAAAGATTAAATTTTTGCGATTGATTTGATTTTCACCCCTGTCTGCTGGTTTAGGACAGGGGATTTTTATTGCAACCCTTATCTTTTATTCGCTGAAAGGATTCTGTTTTTGCCTTGGAGGTCTTGGTGTACTTTTATATTGTGATAGCCTAGATCGGTGACCAATTCTTCCATTTCAGAAGCCAGCGCCTCGTTGATTTCAAAGTACAATTTCCCACCGGATTTCAAGGCACCCAGGCCTTTTTTGGCGATGGTACGGTAAAAAACCAGCGGATCAGCGTCCGAAACAAACAACGCAAGTGAAGGCTCATGCTCCAGGACATTTTTATGCATTTGGGCTTTTTCCAGTTCACGGACGTAGGGCGGATTGCTCACGAGGATTTCCAAATCACCGACTGGAATATTTTCGCCTAGGATATCGGTTTGTAAAAAAGACACTTTTGCACCATGTATGCCTGCATTTTCATTTGCTGTTCGTAAAGCACTTTCACTGATGTCGATGGCTGAAACCACGGGTTCGGCCATTTCCAGATAAAGCGTAATGGGAATACAGCCGCTCCCCGTTCCGATGTCCAAAATGCGCACTCCTGGCTGAGGGTTCTCCTTGATGATCAGGTGGACCAGTTCCTCGGTTTCATTTCGGGGGATGAGCACGGAGGGATTTACCTTAAACTCCCTGCCATAAAATGGGGCTTCACCAAGGATATACTGAATGGGTTTACCGGCCTGAAGTTCTTCCAAGGCAGTATGAAGTGCCTTTGGGATTCCTTGGAGCTCCTTATCACGAATAATATCTCCTCTGCTGACCTGAAGGAAATGTTCCAACATCCAAAAGGCTAGCGACTGTGCTTCCGTTTCTGGATAACTATTTTTTAGTCGGTTTACAATATTTTGGTAGAGGTTCCTTGAACTGTTCATATCGGATGAGTGAAGAAATTCCCTGGTTTCGTAATTGGTTTGACATTAAGAAAATAATTCCAACAAAGATTCTTTGGTCAGCGCACTCAATATGCTGCCGCCTTCACCGATAATGTCCTTGGACAGTTTCATTTTGGCTGCTTGGAGTTGGAGGATTTTTTCTTCCACTGTGTTTTTACAGACCATCCGGTAGGCAAAAACATTGTTCTTTTGTCCCATGCGGTAGCACCTGTCGATGGCCTGGTTTTCGGTGGCGGGATTCCACCAGGGATCGACTATATAGACATAATCTGCCGCAGTGAGGTTTAGCCCCGTTCCACCAGCTTTTAGGCTGATCAGGAATACCCTGTTTTCTTGGTTTTCCTGAAAGGCCTTTACTCTACTTTCCCGCTCCTTCAGGCTAGTCTTGCCATCCAAATAGGTGAAAGTGACATTTTCCTCCTTCAACCTCTCCGTAATCAGTTCCAACATTTTAACAAATTGGCTGAAAATCAATATTTTATGTTTGCCAGTTTTTTCCAAGATATGCTCCAGTAGCAGGTTGATTTTGGCTGATTCCTGAATGGGCTCTCCGTTCTTCACCAATGCAGTGGCATCGCAGATTTGGCGAAGCCTGGTCAGCCCTTCCAATACATAGAAGTTGGTGTTTTCATCAGCGTCATCTTCCAGTTTTCCCTTTAGGAAGTCGCGGTATTCATTCCTGTGGGCATCGTAGAGCTTGCGTTGGACAGTTCCCATTTCACAGTAGAGGTACTCCTCTGTTTTTTCGGGTAATTCCGTGAGGACTTCTTCTTTGGTACGCCTGAGGATAAATGGAGCCACTTTTTTGCGTAGTTCTGTAGCCAGACTGTCTTGGTCAGCTTTTTTAAGTGGGTTGGCATAGTCCCGCTTGAATGCAGCAAAGGTGGTGAAGAACCCGGGATTTACGAAGTTCATCTGGGCAAATAGTTCCGTGATGTTGTTTTCTATGGGCGTGCCGGAAAGGGCCACTTTTAGTGGGGAGGTAAGCTGGATCAGGGAGCGGTGCCTTCTGGATGAGACATTTTTAATGGCTTGTGACTCATCTGCCACGATCAGCTGAAAGTTGATGTTTTTCAATAGATCAATGTCATTGATCACTACACCGTAGCTGGTGAGGATCACGTCGTGCTTCTTAAACTCCGCAGGGTCGTCGTACCGCTGGCCATGGTGGATGAAGTAATCCAAGTGCGGTGCGAATTTGTCCAGCTCGTTTTTCCAGTTGAACAATAGGGTCGTGGGCGCCACTACCAAGACTGGTGCGGATTTTTTATCTTCTTTGATTTGGCAGATAAGAGCGATGAGCTGTAGGGTTTTGCCTAATCCCATGTCATCTGCCAAGATGCCTCCCCAACCGTAATCTTTTAGGAAATTCAGCCAGTTGAGCCCTTCTTGCTGGTAATGCCTGAGTTGGGCCTTTAGCTCCTTGGAAGGGGTGCTGTTTTCAATTTGCTTAAAAGATGACAGCCTTTCTTTTTTTTCTGCAATTTCTTTTAGTACGGCTTTGTGCTGTTTAGGGTCTGCCAGTTCATCCACTAATGAAAAGTGGGTTTTGGCCACTCTTAGGGTTTCTTTGTCCTGTAAGGAAGAACGGAAGAGCATGGCGAATTTTTTCATCCACTTTTCGGGAAGGATACCGATGGTGCCGTCTCCCAGCTCAATATAGTTTTGGCCCGATTCCACCGCTTTTTTGAGGTCCTTGAGCTTTACCTTGTTGTTCCCAAAAGCCACTTCCACATTGGCTTCAAACCAATCCGGCTTAGTGCCCAGGTCAAAGTCCACTTGGGCGGTATGAGGCGAAAATTTAAAGCCCTTGAGCTGATCCATTCCAAATACCCTGATGCCGCATTCCTTTAGTTTTTCGAATGCTTCGAGGAACCAGTAATTATTCATAAACTGGTCAAAACTCAAGTAAAAGAAACCTTGTGAACCCTTATGCGTAAATGCCGGATGCATCTCACGGATGTGCTGTACCAGTTGGTCTTCTTGTTCTGTATCCTGTAAATAGACCTTGTTATTTTCCGGATCGATGAGCGTGCCTTTTTCCAAAGGATAGGAGAGCACTCCTTCCTTGTACTGAATGGCGGGCCTAAAAAGGACAAAATTCCCCATTTCAGAAATATACAGGTGCCGTTGTAGGTGTTCAGTGGTTTCATCCATTTCCATTAACCCATCTTGATAGTTGATCTTGAAGTCTTTTGCCAGCCGTTGGATAAGCCCTTGTTCCATTGCTGGCTTTTCTTTTTCGGTAAAGCGGATGAGTGAATTAGACAGAAAATACAATAAAGCCTTGTGTTCTTTTGGAGTGGAAAAATAAGCCATTTTTTCCTGACCAATAAGGACAAACAAATCATAGATAATACATCGCTCATCCAGTTCATTGACATAGAACCGCTCGTTTTCTATTAAAATAAATGGCCGTAAAAGGTAGGTGTGTTCTTCACGGGAAAGCTCAAATTCGAAGCTTGCCGCCAATGGAGTGATCTTTTGCAGGTCTTTCGGCCTAGGTTTGTAATGGTGATAATGGCCTGTTGGCGTTAACTGGTATAAGGGCAAAGACTCACCAATGGTCAAAATAGAGAGGAATTTTTCATGGAGTGTGAAGAGTGAAGTGTCCTGGTTTCTTTCAGTCAATAGCTTGTTAAAGCTCGTCAATC
It encodes:
- a CDS encoding DEAD/DEAH box helicase, producing the protein MKLTTEEITCIRIELDYFSPTILQRGKQLFQNGACELNNVNAYYRAFNFLVEGNAQPFYEVEVTLDGAEAQMDFWEGDIASCDCIYFEENLECKHTAAALLYLLDHKNRTIRIPKKTKEKALNPMNPMEVGLDKNDPSVLLKNLEFIGDYSGWECRLENIAITPNHFVYHLSDYSHLYELSVDIKKDKIVLSCNYQRDILIKNAFLWFYERIQQYPTELNYAIPAARSKMMKAFLADHGLKGITGKFEDYFEIKLSGETLYAYPKGPLEGIFKTDLFIESIDKELFSTLHSWGAGEQLLDISPKDTVEYNAGIVLITNDYSKKLATINLIKGKGTKRAPNDLNTKLDWIRDPEDESLPATEDIKELFPRLTSFNKLLTERNQDTSLFTLHEKFLSILTIGESLPLYQLTPTGHYHHYKPRPKDLQKITPLAASFEFELSREEHTYLLRPFILIENERFYVNELDERCIIYDLFVLIGQEKMAYFSTPKEHKALLYFLSNSLIRFTEKEKPAMEQGLIQRLAKDFKINYQDGLMEMDETTEHLQRHLYISEMGNFVLFRPAIQYKEGVLSYPLEKGTLIDPENNKVYLQDTEQEDQLVQHIREMHPAFTHKGSQGFFYLSFDQFMNNYWFLEAFEKLKECGIRVFGMDQLKGFKFSPHTAQVDFDLGTKPDWFEANVEVAFGNNKVKLKDLKKAVESGQNYIELGDGTIGILPEKWMKKFAMLFRSSLQDKETLRVAKTHFSLVDELADPKQHKAVLKEIAEKKERLSSFKQIENSTPSKELKAQLRHYQQEGLNWLNFLKDYGWGGILADDMGLGKTLQLIALICQIKEDKKSAPVLVVAPTTLLFNWKNELDKFAPHLDYFIHHGQRYDDPAEFKKHDVILTSYGVVINDIDLLKNINFQLIVADESQAIKNVSSRRHRSLIQLTSPLKVALSGTPIENNITELFAQMNFVNPGFFTTFAAFKRDYANPLKKADQDSLATELRKKVAPFILRRTKEEVLTELPEKTEEYLYCEMGTVQRKLYDAHRNEYRDFLKGKLEDDADENTNFYVLEGLTRLRQICDATALVKNGEPIQESAKINLLLEHILEKTGKHKILIFSQFVKMLELITERLKEENVTFTYLDGKTSLKERESRVKAFQENQENRVFLISLKAGGTGLNLTAADYVYIVDPWWNPATENQAIDRCYRMGQKNNVFAYRMVCKNTVEEKILQLQAAKMKLSKDIIGEGGSILSALTKESLLELFS
- the prmC gene encoding peptide chain release factor N(5)-glutamine methyltransferase, translated to MNSSRNLYQNIVNRLKNSYPETEAQSLAFWMLEHFLQVSRGDIIRDKELQGIPKALHTALEELQAGKPIQYILGEAPFYGREFKVNPSVLIPRNETEELVHLIIKENPQPGVRILDIGTGSGCIPITLYLEMAEPVVSAIDISESALRTANENAGIHGAKVSFLQTDILGENIPVGDLEILVSNPPYVRELEKAQMHKNVLEHEPSLALFVSDADPLVFYRTIAKKGLGALKSGGKLYFEINEALASEMEELVTDLGYHNIKVHQDLQGKNRILSANKR